One segment of Macaca fascicularis isolate 582-1 chromosome 2, T2T-MFA8v1.1 DNA contains the following:
- the CTNNB1 gene encoding catenin beta-1 isoform X1, with translation MATQADLMELDMAMEPDRKAAVSHWQQQSYLDSGIHSGATTTAPSLSGKGNPEEEDVDTSQVLYEWEQGFSQSFTQEQVADIDGQYAMTRAQRVRAAMFPETLDEGMQIPSTQFDAAHPTNVQRLAEPSQMLKHAVVNLINYQDDAELATRAIPELTKLLNDEDQVVVNKAAVMVHQLSKKEASRHAIMRSPQMVSAIVRTMQNTNDVETARCTAGTLHNLSHHREGLLAIFKSGGIPALVKMLGSPVDSVLFYAITTLHNLLLHQEGAKMAVRLAGGLQKMVALLNKTNVKFLAITTDCLQILAYGNQESKLIILASGGPQALVNIMRTYTYEKLLWTTSRVLKVLSVCSSNKPAIVEAGGMQALGLHLTDPSQRLVQNCLWTLRNLSDAATKQEGMEGLLGTLVQLLGSDDINVVTCAAGILSNLTCNNYKNKMMVCQVGGIEALVRTVLRAGDREDITEPAICALRHLTSRHQEAEMAQNAVRLHYGLPVVVKLLHPPSHWPLIKATVGLIRNLALCPANHAPLREQGAIPRLVQLLVRAHQDTQRRTSMGGTQQQFVEGVRMEEIVEGCTGALHILARDVHNRIVIRGLNTIPLFVQLLYSPIENIQRVAAGVLCELAQDKEAAEAIEAEGATAPLTELLHSRNEGVATYAAAVLFRMSEDKPQDYKKRLSVELTSSLFRTEPMAWNETADLGLDIGAQGEPLGYRQDDPSYRSFHSGGYGQDALGMDPMMEHEMGGHHPGADYPVDGLPDLGHAQDLMDGLPPGDSNQLAWFDTDL, from the exons ATGGCTACTCAAG CTGATTTGATGGAGTTGGACATGGCCATGGAACCAGACAGAAAAGCGGCTGTTAGTCACTGGCAGCAACAGTCTTACCTGGACTCTGGAATCCATTCTGGTGCCACTACCACAGCTCCTTCTCTGAGTGGTAAAGGCAATCCTGAGGAAGAGGATGTGGATACCTCCCAAGTCCTGTATGAGTGGGAACAGGGATTTTCTCAGTCCTTCACTCAAGAACAAGTAGCTG ATATTGATGGACAGTATGCAATGACTCGAGCTCAGAGGGTACGAGCTGCTATGTTCCCTGAGACATTAGATGAGGGCATGCAGATCCCATCTACACAGTTTGATGCTGCTCATCCCACTAATGTCCAGCGTTTGGCTGAACCATCACAGATGCTGAAACATGCAGTTGTAAACTTGATTAACTATCAAGATGATGCAGAACTTGCCACACGTGCAATCCCTGAACTGACAAAACTGCTAAATGATGAGGACCAG GTGGTGGTTAATAAGGCTGCAGTTATGGTCCATCAGCTTTCTAAAAAGGAAGCTTCCAGACACGCTATCATGCGTTCTCCTCAGATGGTGTCTGCTATTGTACGTACCATGCAGAATACAAATGATGTAGAAACAGCTCGTTGTACCGCTGGGACCTTGCATAACCTTTCCCATCATCGGGAGGGCTTGTTGGCCATCTTTAAGTCTGGAGGCATTCCTGCCCTGGTGAAAATGCTTGG tTCACCAGTGGATTCTGTGTTGTTTTATGCCATTACAACTCTCCACAACCTTTTATTACATCAAGAAGGAGCTAAAATGGCAGTGCGTTTAGCTGGCGGGCTACAGAAAATGGTTGCCTTGCTCAACAAAACAAACGTTAAATTCTTGGCTATTACGACAGACTGCCTTCAAATTTTAGCATATGGCAACCAAGAAAGCAAG CTGATCATACTGGCTAGTGGTGGACCCCAAGCTTTAGTAAATATAATGAGGACCTATACTTATGAGAAACTACTGTGGACCACAAGCAGAGTGCTGAAGGTGCTATCCGTCTGCTCTAGTAATAAGCCAGCTATTGTAGAAGCTG gtGGAATGCAAGCTTTAGGACTTCACCTGACAGATCCAAGTCAACGTCTTGTTCAGAACTGTCTTTGGACTCTCAGGAATCTTTCAGATGCTGCAACTAAACAG GAAGGGATGGAAGGTCTCCTTGGGACTCTTGTTCAGCTTCTGGGTTCAGATGATATAAATGTGGTCACCTGTGCAGCTGGAATTCTTTCTAACCTCACTTGCAATAATTATAAGAATAAGATGATGGTCTGCCAAGTGGGTGGTATAGAGGCTCTTGTGCGTACTGTCCTTCGGGCTGGTGACAGGGAAGACATCACTGAGCCTGCCATCTGTGCTCTTCGTCATCTGACCAGCCGACACCAAGAAGCAGAGATGGCCCAGAATGCAGTTCGCCTTCACTATGGACTACCAGTTGTGGTTAAGCTCTTACACCCACCATCCCACTGGCCTCTGATAAAG GCTACTGTTGGATTGATTCGAAATCTTGCCCTTTGTCCAGCAAATCATGCACCTTTGCGTGAGCAGGGTGCCATTCCACGACTAGTTCAGTTGCTTGTTCGTGCACATCAGGATACCCAGCGCCGTACGTCCATGGGTGGGACACAGCAGCAATTTGTG GAGGGGGTCCGCATGGAAGAAATAGTTGAAGGTTGTACTGGAGCCCTTCACATCCTAGCTCGGGATGTTCACAACCGAATTGTAATCAGAGGACTAAATACCATTCCATTGTTTGTGCAG CTGCTTTATTCTCCCATTGAAAACATCCAAAGAGTAGCTGCAGGGGTCCTCTGTGAACTTGCTCAGGACAAGGAAGCTGCAGAAGCGATTGAAGCTGAGGGAGCCACAGCTCCTCTGACAGAGTTACTTCACTCTAGGAATGAAGGTGTGG CGACGTATGCAGCTGCTGTTTTGTTCCGAATGTCTGAGGACAAGCCACAAGATTACAAGAAACGGCTTTCAGTTGAGCTGACCAGCTCTCTCTTCAGAACGGAGCCAATGGCTTGGAATGAG ACTGCGGATCTTGGACTTGATATTGGTGCCCAGGGAGAACCCCTTGGATATCGCCAGGATG ATCCTAGCTATCGTTCTTTTCACTCTGGTGGATATGGCCAGGATGCCTTGGGTATGGACCCCATGATGGAACATGAGATGGGTGGCCACCACCCTGGTGCTGACTATCCAGTTGATGGGCTGCCAGATCTGGGACATGCCCAGGACCTCATGGATGGGCTGCCTCCAGGTGATAGCAATCAGCTGGCCTGGTTTGATACTGACCTGTAA
- the CTNNB1 gene encoding catenin beta-1 isoform X2: protein MELDMAMEPDRKAAVSHWQQQSYLDSGIHSGATTTAPSLSGKGNPEEEDVDTSQVLYEWEQGFSQSFTQEQVADIDGQYAMTRAQRVRAAMFPETLDEGMQIPSTQFDAAHPTNVQRLAEPSQMLKHAVVNLINYQDDAELATRAIPELTKLLNDEDQVVVNKAAVMVHQLSKKEASRHAIMRSPQMVSAIVRTMQNTNDVETARCTAGTLHNLSHHREGLLAIFKSGGIPALVKMLGSPVDSVLFYAITTLHNLLLHQEGAKMAVRLAGGLQKMVALLNKTNVKFLAITTDCLQILAYGNQESKLIILASGGPQALVNIMRTYTYEKLLWTTSRVLKVLSVCSSNKPAIVEAGGMQALGLHLTDPSQRLVQNCLWTLRNLSDAATKQEGMEGLLGTLVQLLGSDDINVVTCAAGILSNLTCNNYKNKMMVCQVGGIEALVRTVLRAGDREDITEPAICALRHLTSRHQEAEMAQNAVRLHYGLPVVVKLLHPPSHWPLIKATVGLIRNLALCPANHAPLREQGAIPRLVQLLVRAHQDTQRRTSMGGTQQQFVEGVRMEEIVEGCTGALHILARDVHNRIVIRGLNTIPLFVQLLYSPIENIQRVAAGVLCELAQDKEAAEAIEAEGATAPLTELLHSRNEGVATYAAAVLFRMSEDKPQDYKKRLSVELTSSLFRTEPMAWNETADLGLDIGAQGEPLGYRQDDPSYRSFHSGGYGQDALGMDPMMEHEMGGHHPGADYPVDGLPDLGHAQDLMDGLPPGDSNQLAWFDTDL, encoded by the exons ATGGAGTTGGACATGGCCATGGAACCAGACAGAAAAGCGGCTGTTAGTCACTGGCAGCAACAGTCTTACCTGGACTCTGGAATCCATTCTGGTGCCACTACCACAGCTCCTTCTCTGAGTGGTAAAGGCAATCCTGAGGAAGAGGATGTGGATACCTCCCAAGTCCTGTATGAGTGGGAACAGGGATTTTCTCAGTCCTTCACTCAAGAACAAGTAGCTG ATATTGATGGACAGTATGCAATGACTCGAGCTCAGAGGGTACGAGCTGCTATGTTCCCTGAGACATTAGATGAGGGCATGCAGATCCCATCTACACAGTTTGATGCTGCTCATCCCACTAATGTCCAGCGTTTGGCTGAACCATCACAGATGCTGAAACATGCAGTTGTAAACTTGATTAACTATCAAGATGATGCAGAACTTGCCACACGTGCAATCCCTGAACTGACAAAACTGCTAAATGATGAGGACCAG GTGGTGGTTAATAAGGCTGCAGTTATGGTCCATCAGCTTTCTAAAAAGGAAGCTTCCAGACACGCTATCATGCGTTCTCCTCAGATGGTGTCTGCTATTGTACGTACCATGCAGAATACAAATGATGTAGAAACAGCTCGTTGTACCGCTGGGACCTTGCATAACCTTTCCCATCATCGGGAGGGCTTGTTGGCCATCTTTAAGTCTGGAGGCATTCCTGCCCTGGTGAAAATGCTTGG tTCACCAGTGGATTCTGTGTTGTTTTATGCCATTACAACTCTCCACAACCTTTTATTACATCAAGAAGGAGCTAAAATGGCAGTGCGTTTAGCTGGCGGGCTACAGAAAATGGTTGCCTTGCTCAACAAAACAAACGTTAAATTCTTGGCTATTACGACAGACTGCCTTCAAATTTTAGCATATGGCAACCAAGAAAGCAAG CTGATCATACTGGCTAGTGGTGGACCCCAAGCTTTAGTAAATATAATGAGGACCTATACTTATGAGAAACTACTGTGGACCACAAGCAGAGTGCTGAAGGTGCTATCCGTCTGCTCTAGTAATAAGCCAGCTATTGTAGAAGCTG gtGGAATGCAAGCTTTAGGACTTCACCTGACAGATCCAAGTCAACGTCTTGTTCAGAACTGTCTTTGGACTCTCAGGAATCTTTCAGATGCTGCAACTAAACAG GAAGGGATGGAAGGTCTCCTTGGGACTCTTGTTCAGCTTCTGGGTTCAGATGATATAAATGTGGTCACCTGTGCAGCTGGAATTCTTTCTAACCTCACTTGCAATAATTATAAGAATAAGATGATGGTCTGCCAAGTGGGTGGTATAGAGGCTCTTGTGCGTACTGTCCTTCGGGCTGGTGACAGGGAAGACATCACTGAGCCTGCCATCTGTGCTCTTCGTCATCTGACCAGCCGACACCAAGAAGCAGAGATGGCCCAGAATGCAGTTCGCCTTCACTATGGACTACCAGTTGTGGTTAAGCTCTTACACCCACCATCCCACTGGCCTCTGATAAAG GCTACTGTTGGATTGATTCGAAATCTTGCCCTTTGTCCAGCAAATCATGCACCTTTGCGTGAGCAGGGTGCCATTCCACGACTAGTTCAGTTGCTTGTTCGTGCACATCAGGATACCCAGCGCCGTACGTCCATGGGTGGGACACAGCAGCAATTTGTG GAGGGGGTCCGCATGGAAGAAATAGTTGAAGGTTGTACTGGAGCCCTTCACATCCTAGCTCGGGATGTTCACAACCGAATTGTAATCAGAGGACTAAATACCATTCCATTGTTTGTGCAG CTGCTTTATTCTCCCATTGAAAACATCCAAAGAGTAGCTGCAGGGGTCCTCTGTGAACTTGCTCAGGACAAGGAAGCTGCAGAAGCGATTGAAGCTGAGGGAGCCACAGCTCCTCTGACAGAGTTACTTCACTCTAGGAATGAAGGTGTGG CGACGTATGCAGCTGCTGTTTTGTTCCGAATGTCTGAGGACAAGCCACAAGATTACAAGAAACGGCTTTCAGTTGAGCTGACCAGCTCTCTCTTCAGAACGGAGCCAATGGCTTGGAATGAG ACTGCGGATCTTGGACTTGATATTGGTGCCCAGGGAGAACCCCTTGGATATCGCCAGGATG ATCCTAGCTATCGTTCTTTTCACTCTGGTGGATATGGCCAGGATGCCTTGGGTATGGACCCCATGATGGAACATGAGATGGGTGGCCACCACCCTGGTGCTGACTATCCAGTTGATGGGCTGCCAGATCTGGGACATGCCCAGGACCTCATGGATGGGCTGCCTCCAGGTGATAGCAATCAGCTGGCCTGGTTTGATACTGACCTGTAA